A genomic stretch from Vibrio cortegadensis includes:
- a CDS encoding arylsulfatase, with product MGTKINKLALGVGLLAASSAATAAEKPNILAIWGDDIGVFNISAYNNGMMGYETPNIDRIANEGALFTDHYGQQSCTAGRAAFLTGQEPFRTGLLTIGMPGSDHGIPDWAPTIADLLKEQGYMTAQFGKNHMGDQDKHLPTNHGFDQFFGNLYHLNAEEEPETYYYPKDPEFHKNFGPRGVIKSTADGKIEDTGPMTRKRMEHADEEFLEESLAFMEKAVKEDKPFFIWHNTTRMHVWTRLQEKYQGKSGISIYADGMLEHDDQVGILLDKLDELKIADNTIVIYSTDNGAETVSWPDGGATYFHGEKGTTYEGGMRVPQLVRWPGTIKPGTKINDIMGHQDWIPTLLAAAGDDNVVEKLASDKGATYNGKNWRVHLDGYNFLPYFEGKEEKGPRDSMLYFSANAELNAVRWNDFKISFAVMEGNIVDAVRFQPNWPQVVHLRADPFEKAPHESGMYLRWMADNMWLFVPVGGKVQEFMNTLPDYPMQSSQVLNPGNFNQNTYNLQGKLKQLEAAAAQVK from the coding sequence ATGGGTACTAAAATTAATAAACTAGCATTAGGAGTTGGCTTATTAGCAGCTTCTTCAGCGGCAACAGCAGCAGAAAAGCCAAACATTCTTGCTATCTGGGGTGATGACATTGGTGTATTCAACATCAGTGCATACAACAACGGTATGATGGGTTACGAAACACCTAACATCGACCGTATTGCTAATGAAGGTGCACTATTTACTGACCACTATGGCCAACAGTCGTGTACAGCTGGTCGTGCTGCATTCCTAACAGGTCAAGAACCTTTCCGTACTGGTCTGCTAACGATCGGTATGCCAGGTTCAGACCACGGCATCCCTGACTGGGCTCCAACGATTGCTGACCTTTTAAAAGAACAGGGCTACATGACAGCTCAGTTCGGTAAAAACCACATGGGTGACCAAGACAAACACCTTCCAACGAACCACGGTTTTGACCAGTTCTTCGGTAACCTATACCACTTGAACGCAGAAGAAGAGCCGGAGACTTACTACTACCCTAAAGATCCTGAATTCCATAAGAACTTTGGTCCTCGTGGTGTAATCAAGTCTACTGCTGACGGTAAGATTGAAGATACAGGACCTATGACGCGTAAGCGTATGGAACATGCGGATGAAGAGTTCCTAGAAGAATCTCTAGCATTCATGGAAAAAGCAGTAAAAGAGGACAAACCTTTCTTCATCTGGCACAACACTACTCGTATGCACGTGTGGACTCGTTTGCAAGAGAAATACCAAGGCAAATCAGGTATCAGCATCTACGCAGATGGCATGCTGGAGCACGATGACCAGGTAGGTATCCTTCTAGACAAGCTTGATGAGTTGAAAATCGCAGACAACACAATCGTAATCTACTCTACCGATAACGGTGCAGAAACAGTATCTTGGCCTGATGGCGGCGCAACTTACTTCCACGGTGAGAAAGGTACAACTTACGAAGGTGGTATGCGTGTTCCTCAGCTAGTTCGCTGGCCTGGTACAATTAAACCGGGAACTAAGATCAACGACATTATGGGTCACCAAGACTGGATCCCAACACTACTAGCTGCTGCTGGTGATGATAACGTTGTTGAGAAACTGGCTTCAGATAAAGGTGCAACTTACAACGGCAAGAACTGGCGTGTACACTTAGATGGTTACAACTTCCTACCTTATTTCGAAGGTAAAGAAGAGAAAGGCCCTCGTGATAGCATGCTTTACTTCTCTGCAAACGCTGAGTTAAACGCTGTACGTTGGAATGACTTCAAGATTTCATTCGCTGTAATGGAAGGTAACATTGTTGATGCTGTTCGTTTCCAACCGAACTGGCCTCAAGTTGTTCACCTACGTGCTGACCCATTCGAAAAAGCACCTCACGAATCTGGCATGTACCTACGTTGGATGGCAGACAACATGTGGCTATTCGTACCAGTAGGCGGCAAAGTACAAGAGTTCATGAACACGCTACCTGACTATCCAATGCAGAGCAGCCAAGTATTGAACCCTGGTAACTTCAACCAAAACACTTACAATCTTCAAGGCAAGCTTAAGCAACTAGAAGCAGCTGCAGCGCAAGTTAAATAA
- a CDS encoding MATE family efflux transporter, with product MQTKLPSFTRESGALMHLSIPIIFTQIATQAMGFVDTTMAGQVSPADLAAIALGTSLWLPVLLLLRGIIMALTPVVAYHRGSRNFERASVEFFQMIWLALLASVLLIAYLINAKPILEWIGVASEIIPIASDYTFALAFGVPGIALFYTLNGFCEGMNNTKAPMIISVIGLLVNIPVNYILIYGKFGFPEMGAVGCGWATSLVYWIMSIILYSYIKSHHHYKTIIRFSDAKPKAKEMLHLLRLGFPIGMNIAVCGSIFAVIALMIARIGAENVAAAQIALNISSMTYVIPMSISFGITIRVGHALGEKDELGAIVRSKIGIIVAGLVSLISVVIFLLFPEWIIRLYTADPEISAKAATLIVFTAMYQFSDAIQTSANGALRGYKDTKIPMLLAIASYWGLALPLGVILGLTDYIIPAMGEAGFWVGILTGLTIAAILMLFRLQHVIKSRDTQITSTAPAN from the coding sequence ATGCAAACTAAACTTCCCTCATTTACTCGAGAATCGGGTGCTTTAATGCATCTCTCGATCCCTATCATTTTTACTCAAATTGCAACCCAAGCTATGGGGTTTGTTGATACAACCATGGCAGGTCAAGTTAGCCCTGCCGATCTTGCGGCCATTGCTCTAGGTACCAGTCTTTGGCTTCCAGTATTGCTGTTGCTTCGCGGTATTATCATGGCTTTAACACCTGTCGTGGCATATCATCGTGGTTCACGAAATTTTGAACGTGCCTCTGTAGAATTTTTCCAAATGATATGGTTGGCATTATTGGCGAGCGTGCTATTGATCGCCTACTTGATCAATGCAAAGCCAATTTTGGAATGGATTGGTGTCGCCTCAGAAATTATCCCAATTGCGAGCGATTATACATTTGCGCTGGCGTTTGGTGTGCCGGGTATTGCGCTGTTTTACACATTGAATGGTTTTTGTGAAGGGATGAACAACACCAAAGCACCAATGATCATTTCCGTTATTGGCTTGCTTGTGAATATCCCGGTTAACTACATCCTTATTTACGGTAAATTTGGATTTCCTGAAATGGGCGCAGTTGGCTGTGGTTGGGCAACAAGCTTAGTTTATTGGATTATGTCTATAATCTTGTATTCTTATATCAAAAGTCACCACCACTATAAAACCATTATTCGTTTTTCAGATGCAAAGCCAAAAGCAAAAGAGATGTTGCACCTGTTGAGGTTGGGTTTTCCCATCGGCATGAATATCGCGGTGTGTGGCAGCATTTTTGCAGTAATCGCGCTGATGATCGCTCGTATCGGTGCTGAAAACGTCGCAGCAGCGCAAATCGCGTTAAACATTTCGAGCATGACTTACGTGATCCCAATGAGCATCTCATTTGGCATTACTATTCGAGTTGGTCATGCATTAGGTGAGAAAGATGAGTTGGGCGCTATCGTGCGAAGCAAAATTGGGATTATTGTGGCAGGCTTAGTGTCTCTCATTTCTGTCGTGATTTTTCTACTGTTCCCTGAATGGATCATTCGTCTTTACACCGCAGATCCAGAGATCAGCGCCAAAGCCGCAACATTGATCGTCTTTACTGCAATGTATCAATTCAGTGATGCGATACAAACCTCTGCAAATGGTGCACTGCGTGGCTATAAAGATACTAAGATTCCGATGCTTCTTGCCATTGCATCTTACTGGGGGTTAGCTCTACCACTTGGTGTTATATTAGGGTTAACGGATTACATTATTCCTGCGATGGGTGAAGCGGGTTTTTGGGTTGGGATCCTTACAGGATTAACCATCGCAGCCATTCTTATGTTATTTAGGCTGCAACATGTCATTAAGAGTCGCGATACACAGATAACAAGTACCGCACCCGCAAACTAA
- a CDS encoding DUF4145 domain-containing protein, whose amino-acid sequence MQLQADFENNNHDNFAFLKEGLGELYKQATLAERYYFTDPQSSMAKVRLFVELTCHELGKHFKLRPPVHGELSNKIKMLQTSGCIEEWVIDEMNALRHDGNRSVHMTEVNGAYVAEMKVSRARMQKHMNSLYEIAQYAGKTILGIENLCTNLWQEPTSCELSLFVTDALKGSKDATYYLANKFYNELLEMSEQTGKSRWWEKEQYLDKQADLSYWLEKTHRQGHPQSWLLYAKCYSNKLLQESVARDAKLCFKQALTIDEEGDAAFEFGSHLLRCGEHKLGKNYIRQAAEKGNHDALSFQLNIAYKAGSDTEHWLQCAIEHRLPEAFTVDAYNKLEKHETEQTDESLKTLRSALVSGQARRAPGIAFFKSYVDATVYETDQVKQTVATMVDSYKCLPEYLAVEFRLFKQIADDAEHYDLMIDIYHEALKQSSNELEEADIKYSIVTQALAKAATKFKMRDGVKTPKPIPALLQEAADAGHPEARTFVNSAEGKAVLKKVGFTSQGKMQKNSAEKKKSKQKRKLAKKAKRK is encoded by the coding sequence ATGCAACTTCAGGCAGACTTTGAGAATAACAACCACGATAATTTTGCTTTTCTGAAAGAGGGCTTGGGGGAGCTATATAAACAGGCCACTCTAGCTGAGCGCTACTATTTCACCGACCCCCAATCGAGCATGGCGAAGGTACGTCTATTTGTTGAGCTCACTTGTCATGAATTAGGTAAGCATTTTAAACTTCGCCCTCCCGTTCATGGTGAATTATCTAATAAGATTAAGATGCTGCAAACATCAGGCTGTATTGAAGAATGGGTTATTGACGAGATGAATGCCTTGCGTCATGACGGTAATCGCTCCGTTCATATGACAGAAGTCAATGGTGCCTATGTCGCTGAAATGAAAGTGTCTCGCGCTCGTATGCAAAAGCACATGAACAGCCTTTATGAAATCGCTCAATATGCGGGTAAAACCATTCTTGGTATCGAAAACCTGTGCACTAACTTATGGCAGGAGCCTACCTCATGTGAACTGTCGTTATTTGTGACTGATGCCCTGAAAGGTTCTAAAGACGCGACTTATTACCTTGCGAACAAGTTTTACAATGAGTTGCTTGAAATGAGTGAACAAACGGGTAAATCTCGTTGGTGGGAGAAGGAGCAATACCTAGATAAGCAGGCAGACCTGAGTTATTGGCTTGAGAAAACTCACCGTCAAGGTCACCCTCAAAGTTGGTTGTTATATGCTAAATGCTACTCAAACAAGCTACTGCAAGAGAGCGTTGCTCGTGATGCGAAACTGTGCTTTAAGCAGGCATTAACAATAGATGAGGAAGGTGATGCTGCCTTTGAATTTGGTTCTCATCTTCTCCGTTGTGGAGAACACAAACTTGGTAAAAATTATATTCGCCAAGCGGCAGAGAAGGGCAACCATGATGCGCTTTCATTCCAACTTAATATCGCTTATAAAGCAGGCTCGGATACAGAGCATTGGTTACAGTGTGCTATTGAGCATCGCTTGCCTGAAGCGTTCACAGTCGATGCTTATAACAAACTTGAAAAGCATGAAACTGAGCAAACCGATGAGTCACTAAAAACACTCCGCTCAGCTTTGGTGTCGGGGCAGGCTCGCCGAGCGCCTGGTATTGCTTTCTTTAAATCTTATGTTGATGCCACAGTGTATGAAACCGATCAAGTTAAACAAACTGTGGCTACGATGGTCGATAGCTATAAATGTTTACCTGAATATTTAGCGGTAGAGTTTCGCTTATTTAAGCAGATTGCAGATGATGCAGAGCACTATGACTTAATGATTGATATTTATCACGAGGCTTTAAAACAATCGAGCAATGAATTGGAAGAAGCGGATATTAAATATTCTATCGTCACGCAAGCCCTTGCGAAGGCGGCAACGAAATTTAAAATGCGTGATGGTGTTAAAACACCGAAACCTATCCCTGCATTACTTCAAGAAGCAGCCGATGCGGGACATCCTGAAGCCCGAACTTTTGTAAACAGTGCCGAAGGTAAGGCAGTACTTAAGAAAGTGGGCTTTACAAGCCAAGGTAAGATGCAAAAAAACTCAGCGGAGAAGAAGAAGAGCAAGCAGAAACGTAAGTTGGCGAAGAAAGCGAAGCGTAAGTGA
- a CDS encoding helix-turn-helix transcriptional regulator, with protein MSKQIQRYQKVLESIPCHPDSISTLELRDKLLSAELLSTNADEKSQLRTVQRCINNVIEDNNSIEIDDERRPYRYRIAQGHRHPIKPDGMSSVVSLQVIEKEIKSMLPPTLRSGVDNIFSSLKQEDTKQTKLWSERFCYFQRELPLEAPEVGNAFFKQIEQALLEKKDIEFTYQKRGATQPKCYVLTPLGLFLHGNSFYLVGMVPNDTDSIRTYALHRVHTLKIGFTSIQTLNKFNVKEYVEQNARHFSGGEMQKVILKIENLSGLHLIEETRLSPNQKILTQDKQYTTIEAEVRDSLTFEWWLMKNANIVAVVSPISLRDKIVETLHASLKLYS; from the coding sequence ATGAGCAAGCAAATACAGCGATATCAGAAAGTGTTGGAGTCCATCCCCTGCCATCCAGATTCAATCTCTACATTAGAGTTACGAGACAAATTACTCTCGGCTGAACTACTGAGCACCAATGCGGATGAGAAAAGCCAACTACGCACTGTTCAACGCTGCATTAATAATGTGATTGAAGATAACAACAGCATTGAGATTGATGATGAACGACGACCGTATCGCTATCGCATTGCTCAAGGACACCGTCACCCTATCAAGCCAGATGGCATGTCTTCTGTGGTTTCATTGCAAGTCATTGAGAAAGAAATTAAGTCTATGTTGCCACCGACATTGCGCTCTGGTGTGGACAATATTTTTTCTTCACTCAAACAAGAAGACACTAAACAGACAAAATTATGGAGTGAACGCTTTTGTTATTTTCAAAGAGAATTGCCATTGGAAGCACCTGAGGTAGGCAACGCATTTTTTAAACAGATTGAACAAGCATTACTCGAGAAAAAAGACATTGAATTTACCTACCAGAAGCGTGGTGCAACTCAGCCAAAGTGCTATGTGTTAACCCCTCTTGGTCTTTTCCTTCACGGCAATAGTTTTTACCTAGTAGGCATGGTGCCGAATGACACCGATAGCATCCGTACATACGCTCTTCACCGAGTACATACATTAAAGATTGGTTTTACTAGCATCCAAACCTTAAACAAATTCAACGTCAAAGAGTATGTAGAGCAGAATGCACGTCATTTTTCTGGAGGTGAGATGCAGAAAGTAATATTGAAGATTGAAAATCTCAGCGGATTACATCTGATTGAAGAAACGCGTTTGTCACCAAACCAGAAAATACTCACTCAAGATAAACAATACACCACGATTGAGGCTGAAGTGCGGGATAGTTTGACCTTTGAATGGTGGTTGATGAAAAATGCCAATATCGTGGCGGTGGTCTCCCCAATATCATTGCGTGACAAAATAGTTGAAACGTTACATGCTAGCTTGAAGCTTTATAGCTAG